One window from the genome of Prinia subflava isolate CZ2003 ecotype Zambia chromosome 2, Cam_Psub_1.2, whole genome shotgun sequence encodes:
- the AKIRIN2 gene encoding akirin-2, which produces MACGATLKRTLDFDPLLSPASPKRRRCAPLSAPASAASSSFAAAASSPQKYLRMEPSPFGEVSSRLTTEQILYNIKQEYKRMQKRRHLENSFQQTDPCCSTDAQPHAFLLTGPALPGTSSAASSPLKKEQPLFTLRQVGMICERLLKEREEKIREEYEEILTTKLAEQYDAFVKFTHDQIMRRYGEQPASYVS; this is translated from the exons ATGGCTTGCGGCGCCACTTTGAAAAGGACTCTGGATTTCGACCCGCTGCTGAGCCCGGCGTCCCCGAAGCGAAGGCGATGTGCGCCATTGTCAGCCCCGGCCTcagccgcctcctcctccttcgCCGCCGCTGCCTCCTCCCCGCAGAAATACCTGCGCATGGAGCCCTCGCCCTTCGGAGAGGTGTCGTCCCGGCTCACCACAG aacaAATTCTGTACAACATAAAACAGGAGTACAAACGCATGCAGAAGAGAAGACATTTAGAAAATAGCTTCCAGCAGACAGATCCTTGTTGTTCTACTGATGCACAGCCACATGCATTTCTCCTTACTGGACCAGCTTTGCCAG GTACTTCATCTGCAGCATCATCACCATTGAAAAAAGAACAGCCCCTGTTTACTCTCAGACAGGTTGGAATGATCTGTGAACGTTTGCTGAAAGAACGTGAAGAGAAAATCCGTGAAGAGTATGAAGAAATTTTGACCACAAAACTTGCAG AACAATATGACGCATTTGTGAAGTTCACGCATGATCAGATCATGCGACGATATGGAGAACAGCCTGCCAGTT atgtttcATGA